One Devosia lacusdianchii genomic window carries:
- a CDS encoding helix-turn-helix transcriptional regulator produces MAKRSERLLALMQALRRRRRPVTGQVLADEMGVSLRSLYRDIDTLKSMGAAIDGEAGLGFQLRADYFLPPLMFTEEEVEAVVLGLRTLIYGPDGEMSATARDASAKLAAVLSPERRQDMDAVGLFVMPRSVGGDDFRLGQLRRALRQEQQISIRYHDAEGSPTGRTIYPLALGYYENRQVLVAWCTLRQDWRRFRIERIDGIDVLDAKLPEPRRTLFHRWRTSLGLPDLS; encoded by the coding sequence ATGGCCAAACGAAGCGAACGATTGCTTGCCCTGATGCAGGCGCTACGCCGCCGTCGACGGCCGGTGACCGGGCAGGTGCTGGCCGATGAAATGGGCGTGTCGCTGCGCTCGCTTTATCGCGATATCGATACGCTCAAATCCATGGGCGCGGCCATCGATGGCGAGGCCGGGCTCGGTTTTCAGCTTCGTGCCGATTATTTCCTGCCGCCGCTGATGTTCACCGAAGAGGAGGTGGAAGCGGTGGTGCTGGGCCTGCGCACGCTCATCTATGGGCCCGATGGCGAGATGAGCGCCACGGCGCGCGATGCCAGCGCCAAGCTGGCGGCGGTTCTGTCGCCCGAACGCCGGCAGGATATGGATGCGGTGGGACTGTTCGTCATGCCGCGCAGCGTCGGCGGCGACGATTTTCGCCTCGGTCAGTTGCGCCGCGCCCTGCGTCAGGAGCAGCAGATCAGTATCCGCTATCACGATGCCGAAGGCTCCCCCACCGGTCGGACCATCTATCCGCTGGCGCTGGGCTATTACGAAAACCGGCAGGTTCTGGTGGCCTGGTGCACACTACGGCAGGATTGGCGCCGTTTCCGCATCGAGCGCATCGACGGTATCGACGTGCTCGATGCGAAGCTGCCCGAGCCGCGCCGGACGCTGTTTCACCGCTGGCGCACCAGCCTTGGCCTGCCCGACCTGAGCTAA
- a CDS encoding DJ-1/PfpI family protein — MTTIVTILTDGYADWETALLNAGAREYYQIDTRFATPGGKPVTSAGGLKVMPDMAVEDIDPNAIDALVVNGGTIWSKPHAPDISATLIAAQAAGKTVAGICDGTLTLAKAGLLDQVDHTSNSADNLPPTGYKGAARYKDQPNAVVDGKIVTAPGTAPVSFMSGIMETLGLRDGNLDYYLGMYGAEHKVA, encoded by the coding sequence ATGACAACCATCGTAACCATTCTCACCGACGGTTATGCCGACTGGGAAACGGCCCTGCTCAATGCTGGCGCTCGCGAATATTACCAGATCGACACCCGCTTCGCGACGCCGGGCGGCAAGCCCGTCACTTCGGCCGGCGGTCTCAAGGTGATGCCCGATATGGCCGTCGAAGACATCGATCCAAACGCCATCGACGCACTTGTGGTCAATGGCGGCACCATCTGGAGCAAGCCCCACGCCCCCGATATCAGCGCAACGCTGATTGCCGCGCAGGCGGCCGGCAAGACCGTTGCCGGCATTTGCGACGGCACGCTGACGCTGGCCAAGGCGGGGCTGCTCGACCAGGTCGACCATACCTCCAACTCGGCCGACAACCTGCCGCCGACAGGCTACAAAGGTGCGGCCCGCTACAAGGACCAGCCCAATGCCGTGGTCGACGGCAAGATCGTCACGGCTCCCGGCACGGCGCCGGTCAGCTTCATGAGCGGCATAATGGAAACGCTCGGCCTGCGCGACGGCAATCTCGACTACTACCTCGGCATGTACGGCGCCGAGCATAAGGTGGCCTGA
- a CDS encoding beta-glucosidase: MTDRIEQLADQMTLEEKVSLLSGEDFWSVPAVPRLGIGKLRVTDGPNGARGGGSLIGGVKSASFPVGIALGATWNVELVEEIGAALADEVKSKNAHMLLAPTVNIHRSVTNGRNFECYAEDPILSGELAVAYIVGLQGQGIGATIKHFAGNESEIERTTMSSQVDERTLREVYLIPFEWAVKKAKTWGVMSSYNRLNGTFTSEHNWLLTDVLRREWGYDGVVMSDWFGSHSTAETVNAGLDLEMPGPPRDRGQKLIEAIQSGAVSEATLRQRVVAMLRLMQRVGSLDDHRPFAEAANDRPEHRALIRRAGAEAAVLLKNNGALPLRGDGSIAVIGPNAKIAQIMGGGSAQLNAHYRVSPWDGLVAALGEDRLSYAPGCTNHRFEPVLRGSLKVEYFANEQLAGEPVHVAMQDEAQAFWIGHVADGKVDVQHFSARISGTFTPETSGEHRVGVYSAGFAKVYVDGKLIADAWTQWTKGRTFFEEGCDEVVGTVGLEAGRAHEVVIEFATKDFATLGLAAFAAGIGLPLGNQAIADAVLVARNADTAIVFVGRNGEWDTEGSDLPSIQLPGRQNELIAAIANANPNTIVVLQTGGPVEMPWIGSVAALLEAWYPGQEAGNAIADVLTGAAEPSGRLPQSFPVKWSDNPAHSQDREVYPGLDGKVRYEEGVFIGYRHYDKVGTAPLFHFGFGLGYTSFAVSDLTVDDAEFEADGQVMVGVTVSNTGARDGATVVQLYVSDDTASVPRPAKELKAFSKVQLKAGESRQITLPLDARSFAFYGEKSRHWLVEDGSFTLQVGLSSVDLPLSAQVHRQTTLMLPV, from the coding sequence ATGACTGACCGTATCGAACAGCTCGCCGATCAGATGACGCTGGAAGAGAAGGTCTCCCTTCTCTCAGGCGAGGATTTCTGGTCGGTGCCGGCCGTTCCCCGACTGGGCATTGGCAAATTGCGGGTCACCGACGGACCCAATGGCGCACGCGGCGGCGGTTCGCTGATCGGCGGGGTCAAATCGGCGAGCTTTCCCGTTGGCATTGCCCTGGGAGCAACATGGAATGTGGAACTGGTCGAGGAAATCGGCGCCGCCCTGGCCGACGAGGTCAAGTCCAAGAATGCCCATATGCTGCTGGCGCCGACGGTCAACATCCACCGCTCGGTCACCAATGGCCGCAATTTCGAATGCTATGCGGAAGACCCGATCCTCTCGGGTGAGCTGGCCGTGGCCTATATTGTCGGCCTGCAGGGGCAGGGAATCGGCGCGACGATCAAGCACTTTGCCGGCAATGAATCGGAGATCGAGCGCACGACCATGTCGAGCCAGGTCGATGAGCGCACCCTGCGCGAGGTTTACCTCATTCCGTTCGAATGGGCAGTGAAGAAGGCCAAGACCTGGGGCGTGATGAGCTCGTACAACCGACTCAACGGCACCTTCACCTCAGAGCACAATTGGCTGCTGACCGACGTGCTGCGCCGCGAATGGGGCTATGACGGCGTGGTCATGTCCGACTGGTTCGGATCGCACTCAACCGCCGAAACCGTCAATGCCGGGCTCGATCTCGAAATGCCGGGGCCGCCGCGTGATCGCGGCCAGAAACTGATCGAGGCCATACAATCGGGCGCGGTGAGCGAAGCGACTTTGCGCCAGCGCGTCGTCGCCATGCTGCGGCTGATGCAGCGCGTTGGCTCGCTCGACGATCACAGGCCATTTGCCGAAGCCGCCAACGACCGCCCCGAGCACCGGGCGCTGATCCGCCGCGCTGGCGCCGAAGCGGCAGTGCTGCTCAAGAACAATGGCGCCTTGCCGCTGAGAGGCGATGGCAGCATTGCCGTTATCGGCCCCAATGCGAAGATCGCGCAGATCATGGGCGGCGGCAGCGCCCAGCTCAATGCGCATTACCGGGTGTCGCCCTGGGACGGGTTGGTCGCCGCTTTGGGTGAGGACCGTCTCAGCTACGCGCCGGGCTGCACCAATCACCGGTTCGAGCCGGTGCTGCGCGGATCGCTCAAGGTCGAGTATTTTGCCAATGAGCAGCTCGCCGGCGAGCCGGTGCACGTGGCGATGCAGGACGAAGCTCAGGCCTTCTGGATCGGCCACGTCGCTGACGGCAAGGTCGATGTCCAGCATTTTTCCGCCCGCATCAGCGGCACATTCACGCCGGAAACCAGCGGCGAGCATCGCGTCGGCGTCTATTCGGCCGGCTTTGCCAAGGTCTATGTCGACGGCAAGCTGATCGCCGATGCCTGGACGCAGTGGACCAAGGGCCGGACCTTCTTCGAGGAAGGTTGCGACGAGGTGGTCGGAACGGTCGGGCTTGAGGCCGGACGCGCCCATGAGGTGGTAATCGAGTTCGCCACCAAGGATTTTGCCACGCTCGGCCTTGCCGCCTTCGCGGCCGGTATCGGCCTGCCATTGGGCAATCAGGCCATCGCCGACGCGGTGCTGGTCGCCCGCAATGCCGATACCGCCATCGTCTTTGTCGGCCGCAATGGCGAGTGGGATACGGAGGGTAGCGACTTGCCGTCGATCCAGTTGCCGGGGCGGCAGAACGAGCTGATTGCTGCCATCGCCAATGCCAATCCCAACACGATCGTGGTGCTGCAAACCGGCGGACCGGTCGAAATGCCGTGGATCGGGTCAGTCGCGGCTCTGCTTGAGGCCTGGTATCCGGGACAGGAGGCGGGCAACGCCATCGCCGACGTCTTGACCGGCGCCGCCGAACCGTCCGGCCGCCTGCCGCAGAGCTTTCCGGTCAAGTGGAGCGACAATCCGGCCCATAGCCAGGATCGGGAGGTCTATCCCGGTCTCGATGGCAAGGTCCGCTACGAGGAAGGCGTGTTCATCGGCTACCGGCACTATGACAAGGTCGGCACGGCGCCGCTGTTCCACTTCGGCTTCGGACTTGGCTATACCAGCTTCGCCGTGAGCGACCTCACGGTCGACGACGCCGAGTTCGAGGCGGACGGCCAGGTGATGGTCGGGGTGACGGTCAGCAATACCGGCGCGCGCGATGGCGCGACGGTGGTGCAGCTCTATGTGTCCGATGATACTGCGTCCGTACCGCGCCCGGCCAAGGAGCTCAAGGCGTTCAGCAAGGTACAGCTCAAGGCCGGAGAAAGCCGCCAGATCACTCTGCCACTCGATGCGCGATCATTCGCCTTTTACGGCGAGAAGTCCCGGCACTGGCTGGTCGAGGATGGCAGCTTCACGCTGCAGGTCGGCCTGTCCTCGGTGGACCTGCCGCTCAGCGCGCAGGTGCATCGCCAGACCACGCTGATGCTGCCGGTTTAG
- a CDS encoding winged helix-turn-helix transcriptional regulator has protein sequence MSLQDTSKSSNCHAMSDVLNRIGDKWSVMVVGMLGRNGTLRFNELKRLINGVSQRMLTLTLRNLERDGLVTRTIYPEVPPRVEYSLTELGKTLQGPISSLWDWAGENHSSIIDARAIYDARENATTSSEPRKVAYARGD, from the coding sequence ATGTCCCTTCAGGACACCTCCAAATCATCCAACTGCCACGCCATGTCGGACGTTCTCAATCGCATTGGCGATAAGTGGAGCGTGATGGTGGTCGGCATGCTGGGCCGCAACGGCACGTTGCGCTTCAACGAACTCAAGCGCCTGATCAACGGCGTCTCGCAACGCATGCTGACCCTCACCCTGCGCAATCTGGAACGCGATGGCCTGGTGACCCGCACCATATATCCAGAGGTGCCCCCGCGCGTCGAGTACAGCCTGACCGAACTGGGCAAGACCCTGCAGGGCCCGATCAGCAGCCTCTGGGACTGGGCGGGCGAAAATCACAGCTCGATCATCGACGCCCGCGCCATTTATGACGCGCGCGAAAACGCCACGACCTCGTCCGAGCCGCGCAAGGTCGCCTACGCCCGCGGCGACTGA
- a CDS encoding SDR family oxidoreductase has protein sequence MRSKPELLDQVALVTGGSRGIGAAIAIALAKAGANVAFTYASNGERAEEISRQITQLGRKALAFQADSADADAVVAAVERTVDHFGQLDVLVNNAGVADGGAFADVSRADFDRLFAIHARAPFFAAQAAARHMPNGGRIISIGTNLSTRVPDPGLALYVSSKSALIGMTRALARELGPQGITVNTVDPGSTDTDMNPANGPYAGSQLAHNALGRFGAPEDVAAAVLHLAGPGGRSITGSSILVDSGYNA, from the coding sequence ATGCGATCCAAACCTGAACTTCTCGACCAGGTTGCCCTGGTTACCGGTGGTAGCCGCGGCATCGGTGCCGCCATTGCCATCGCGCTGGCCAAGGCGGGCGCCAATGTCGCCTTCACCTATGCCAGCAACGGCGAACGGGCCGAGGAGATCAGCCGGCAGATTACCCAGCTCGGCCGCAAGGCGCTGGCATTCCAGGCTGACTCGGCCGATGCCGATGCCGTCGTCGCTGCGGTCGAGCGAACCGTGGACCATTTCGGTCAGCTCGATGTGCTGGTCAACAATGCCGGCGTTGCCGATGGCGGCGCCTTTGCCGATGTCTCGCGGGCCGATTTCGACCGGTTGTTCGCCATCCATGCCCGCGCGCCGTTCTTCGCGGCGCAGGCCGCGGCGCGGCACATGCCCAATGGCGGGCGCATCATCTCGATCGGCACCAATCTTTCTACCCGTGTCCCCGATCCGGGCCTGGCACTTTATGTATCGAGCAAGTCGGCGCTGATCGGGATGACGCGGGCGCTGGCGCGCGAACTGGGCCCGCAGGGGATCACGGTCAACACCGTCGATCCCGGCTCAACCGATACCGACATGAATCCGGCGAACGGTCCCTATGCCGGCAGTCAACTGGCGCATAACGCGCTGGGCCGCTTCGGCGCACCCGAGGATGTCGCCGCGGCGGTGCTGCATCTGGCCGGTCCCGGCGGACGCAGCATTACCGGAAGCTCGATCCTGGTCGATAGCGGCTACAACGCCTAA
- a CDS encoding TetR/AcrR family transcriptional regulator, translating into MAGRPREFDRTDALRQAMLLFWERGYEGTSIGDLTEALNIGKPSLYAAFGNKENLFLEALQLYEDMYGCFSAEALDAAPTARIAFTETLLRNAASQLNPDTPPGCFIVLSATVGTPQNAEVRAHLTRRRQATRDHLVARLARGIADGDVPATADPQAVATFYATVINGLAIEARDGAQQADLDRIVTGALAAWDSLVGA; encoded by the coding sequence TTGGCAGGACGCCCACGCGAATTCGATCGGACGGACGCCTTGCGTCAGGCCATGCTGCTGTTCTGGGAGCGTGGTTATGAAGGCACGTCCATCGGCGACTTGACCGAGGCGCTCAATATCGGCAAGCCCAGCCTCTACGCCGCCTTCGGCAATAAGGAGAACCTGTTCCTCGAAGCGCTGCAGCTTTACGAGGACATGTATGGCTGCTTTTCAGCGGAAGCGCTCGACGCTGCCCCCACGGCGCGCATTGCTTTCACCGAGACGCTGCTGCGCAACGCCGCATCCCAGCTCAATCCAGACACGCCGCCCGGTTGCTTCATCGTGCTGTCGGCAACCGTCGGAACCCCGCAAAATGCCGAAGTACGTGCCCATTTGACCCGCCGTCGGCAAGCGACGCGCGACCATCTGGTGGCCCGGCTGGCGCGCGGCATTGCCGACGGCGACGTTCCTGCCACCGCCGACCCGCAGGCCGTCGCCACCTTCTACGCCACAGTGATCAACGGCCTCGCCATCGAGGCCCGCGACGGCGCCCAACAGGCCGATCTAGACCGCATCGTCACCGGCGCCCTGGCCGCCTGGGATTCGCTGGTCGGCGCATGA
- a CDS encoding MATE family efflux transporter, which translates to MNPQSKPLWQRFAIFLVPLMASNILQSLSGTINSIYIGQMIGVEALAATATFFPILFFLMSFIIGLSAGSTILIGQAWGARNVDKVKQVAGTTLVTTIVLGIAVAIVGGIWTEQILTVLGAPENIRAMSVGYARIVLIGMPGFFVFLVVTSVLRGVGDTMTPLFSLILSLCVSMLVTPALIQGWFGLPQLGVNAAAWAFIAGFVSVLLFLFVYMRARRMPLAPDAILLGAMLKPDFKLLGLILKLGIPAGLSMVISSIAGIVVVGLVNRFGSNATAAYGALGQVMSYVQFPAMSIGIAASIFGAQAIGAGQIQQLGAITRTALMLNAIITGGLVLIAYLFSQHLVALFITDPEVIELTETLLHVVLWSIVCFGWSVVFSGIMRSSGTVYAPMVLSLACILLIELPGAVLLSQTSLGLTGIWIAYAASFTMMLVLQASWYQFVWKKKKIVALI; encoded by the coding sequence ATGAACCCCCAATCCAAGCCGCTCTGGCAGCGGTTCGCCATCTTCCTCGTGCCGCTCATGGCATCGAATATTCTGCAGTCGCTCTCGGGCACCATCAACTCGATCTATATCGGGCAGATGATCGGGGTCGAGGCGCTGGCCGCCACCGCCACCTTCTTCCCGATCCTGTTCTTCCTGATGAGCTTCATCATCGGGCTCAGCGCCGGCTCGACCATTCTGATCGGCCAGGCCTGGGGCGCCCGCAATGTCGACAAGGTCAAGCAGGTGGCCGGGACCACGCTGGTCACCACCATCGTGCTCGGCATTGCCGTCGCCATTGTCGGCGGCATCTGGACCGAACAGATCCTGACCGTATTGGGGGCACCGGAGAACATCCGTGCCATGTCGGTCGGCTACGCCCGCATCGTGCTGATCGGCATGCCCGGCTTCTTCGTCTTCCTCGTCGTCACCTCGGTGCTGCGCGGGGTGGGCGATACGATGACGCCGCTGTTCTCGCTGATCCTGTCGCTCTGCGTATCCATGCTGGTCACCCCGGCGCTGATCCAGGGCTGGTTCGGCCTGCCGCAGCTGGGCGTCAACGCCGCCGCCTGGGCCTTTATCGCCGGCTTCGTCAGCGTGCTGCTGTTCCTGTTTGTCTACATGCGGGCGCGCAGGATGCCGCTGGCGCCCGATGCCATCCTGCTTGGCGCCATGCTGAAGCCCGACTTCAAGCTACTCGGGCTGATCCTCAAGCTGGGCATACCGGCGGGGCTGAGCATGGTGATTTCCTCGATCGCCGGAATTGTCGTGGTTGGCCTCGTCAACCGGTTCGGTTCCAACGCGACGGCCGCTTATGGCGCGCTGGGGCAGGTGATGAGCTATGTGCAGTTCCCGGCCATGTCGATCGGTATCGCTGCTTCGATCTTCGGGGCACAAGCCATCGGCGCGGGGCAGATCCAGCAATTGGGCGCGATCACCCGTACAGCGCTGATGCTCAATGCCATCATTACTGGCGGGCTGGTGCTGATCGCGTATCTGTTCAGCCAGCATCTGGTGGCCCTGTTCATCACCGATCCTGAGGTGATCGAGCTCACCGAGACACTGCTGCACGTGGTGCTGTGGAGCATTGTCTGCTTTGGCTGGAGCGTGGTGTTCTCGGGCATCATGCGCTCGAGCGGCACGGTCTATGCGCCGATGGTCCTGTCGCTGGCGTGTATTCTCCTGATCGAACTTCCTGGTGCGGTGTTGCTGAGCCAGACCAGCCTGGGGCTGACAGGCATCTGGATCGCCTATGCCGCCAGCTTCACCATGATGCTGGTCTTGCAGGCCAGCTGGTACCAGTTCGTGTGGAAGAAAAAGAAGATCGTGGCGCTGATATAG
- a CDS encoding AzlC family ABC transporter permease, translating into MSSRFSDDLYVGARTFVPVAISIAAYGVVWGVLARGAGLSLLEVILMSGLVFAGSAQFVALDLWTVTPSSLPIGPLIVAALIINLRYVLLTATLRPLFGPGQQLRGALTMFMVSDETWALTVGEMSKGSRGTVGFLVGAGIVAYGVWMATTVAGHVLGSVIDDPTKYGLDFAFTATFLALLLGMWKGKADLVPWLVGALVAIISAKLIPGSWYILIGGIVGSLAGAILDRVRHVD; encoded by the coding sequence ATGTCTTCCCGCTTTTCCGACGACCTTTACGTAGGCGCCCGCACCTTCGTGCCGGTGGCCATTTCCATTGCCGCCTATGGCGTCGTCTGGGGCGTGTTGGCGCGCGGCGCCGGCCTCAGCCTGCTCGAAGTCATCCTGATGAGCGGGCTGGTGTTTGCCGGCTCGGCGCAATTCGTGGCGCTCGACCTGTGGACGGTGACACCATCGAGCCTGCCCATCGGACCGTTGATCGTCGCGGCCCTAATCATCAACCTGCGCTATGTGCTGCTGACCGCTACCCTGCGCCCGCTCTTCGGCCCTGGACAGCAACTGCGCGGCGCACTGACCATGTTCATGGTTTCGGACGAAACCTGGGCCCTGACAGTCGGCGAGATGAGCAAGGGCAGCCGCGGGACTGTCGGCTTCCTCGTCGGCGCCGGCATCGTCGCATACGGTGTCTGGATGGCCACCACCGTCGCCGGGCACGTGCTGGGTTCGGTCATCGACGACCCCACCAAATACGGCCTCGACTTCGCCTTCACCGCCACGTTTCTTGCCTTGCTGCTCGGCATGTGGAAGGGCAAGGCCGATCTCGTGCCCTGGCTGGTCGGCGCGCTTGTCGCCATCATCTCTGCCAAGCTGATTCCTGGCTCCTGGTACATTCTTATTGGCGGCATTGTCGGCAGCCTTGCCGGCGCCATTCTCGATCGGGTGCGCCATGTGGACTAG
- a CDS encoding AzlD family protein, whose protein sequence is MWTSTEALIAILGMALVTFMVKAGGLLLANRLPSHGFAASWLKHIPGAVLASLVAPALVTGSAAEVIAAAATTLVYFVTRNLFAAMAAGVLVVYLARLVFAG, encoded by the coding sequence ATGTGGACTAGCACGGAAGCCCTTATCGCTATTCTGGGCATGGCGCTGGTGACCTTCATGGTCAAGGCCGGTGGTCTGCTGCTGGCCAATCGCCTGCCGAGTCACGGCTTCGCCGCCTCCTGGCTCAAACACATTCCCGGCGCCGTGCTGGCCTCGCTGGTCGCCCCGGCTTTGGTGACCGGCAGCGCCGCCGAGGTTATCGCCGCCGCCGCCACCACGCTGGTCTACTTCGTCACCCGCAATCTGTTCGCCGCCATGGCCGCCGGTGTGCTGGTGGTGTATCTCGCGCGACTGGTATTCGCCGGCTAG
- a CDS encoding NADP-dependent oxidoreductase: MSRNRGSPFMPENQRAEASPMTTISRMVHLVSRPDGWPAPDDFAFVDIALPSTGRGQVLVENLYLSVDPYMREQMDGGWPLNAPLEGRSIGRVLASRDARLAEGDLVFHRSGWCSHAVLGAEDASLLPEHAGISSSAYLSALGGTGLSAYVGLSKIAKLQPLETVFISAAAGGVGTMAGQIAQLLGASSVIGSAGSAEKVRRLVGKLGFTSAFNYRDGNIAAQLRAAAPAGIDVYLDNVGGEHLEAAIGSLRDRGRVAWCGAIAQYNGTIPPPAPRNLFDVVGKSLRIEGFLVRDYRHLQPELEALLVPHIRSGRIKLEETITVGFDNIVTAFIGMLRGENVGKAIVQVC, encoded by the coding sequence TTGTCGCGCAACCGCGGATCGCCTTTCATGCCGGAAAATCAACGAGCAGAGGCAAGCCCTATGACCACGATAAGCAGAATGGTTCACCTTGTGAGCCGGCCGGATGGCTGGCCGGCGCCAGACGATTTTGCCTTTGTCGATATTGCCCTGCCATCCACCGGCCGGGGACAGGTGCTGGTGGAGAATCTCTACCTGTCGGTCGATCCCTATATGCGCGAGCAGATGGATGGAGGCTGGCCGCTCAATGCGCCGCTCGAAGGCCGATCCATCGGTCGGGTCCTCGCGTCGCGCGATGCCCGTCTGGCCGAGGGCGATCTGGTGTTTCATCGAAGCGGCTGGTGCAGCCACGCTGTGCTCGGCGCCGAAGACGCGAGCCTTTTGCCAGAGCATGCCGGCATTTCCAGCAGCGCCTATCTGAGCGCGCTTGGTGGAACGGGCTTGAGCGCCTATGTCGGCTTGAGCAAAATCGCCAAGCTGCAGCCGCTCGAAACAGTCTTCATTTCCGCCGCTGCAGGAGGGGTCGGCACCATGGCCGGCCAGATCGCACAGCTGCTGGGCGCGTCAAGCGTGATCGGCAGCGCGGGCTCCGCCGAGAAAGTCCGGCGCCTGGTGGGCAAGCTCGGGTTCACTTCTGCGTTCAACTATCGCGACGGCAATATCGCGGCCCAGCTGCGCGCGGCGGCGCCCGCAGGCATCGATGTCTATCTGGATAATGTTGGTGGTGAACATCTCGAAGCTGCCATCGGATCGCTGCGCGACCGCGGCCGTGTCGCGTGGTGCGGTGCTATCGCGCAGTACAATGGGACGATCCCTCCGCCCGCCCCGCGCAATCTCTTCGATGTTGTCGGCAAGAGCCTCAGGATCGAAGGCTTCCTGGTGCGCGACTACCGCCATTTGCAGCCCGAACTGGAAGCACTGCTGGTGCCGCATATCCGTTCCGGGCGGATCAAGTTGGAGGAGACGATCACCGTTGGATTCGACAACATCGTCACAGCGTTCATCGGCATGCTGCGCGGCGAAAATGTCGGCAAGGCGATCGTACAGGTTTGCTGA
- a CDS encoding LysR family transcriptional regulator: MRRQMLENLFVFTHVAEALSFTLAAARLGLSKSAASTKVKALEVDLGVQLLNRSTRSLSLTDAGRTLLAESARVMADADDAMTGLKDRAHQPTGHLRIASSAGIGASLIAPLIPAFLDRYPGLAVELSLSQDVVDLAANGFDIALRMSDLIRDTDTIWQLCPVAWWLVASPSYLAGKPHPARPADLVDHRCILYSWENQQKPTWRLRSDQGIDAVAVGGAFRANGAEAILQATLNAGGISILPSFMCGQLVASGALVRLLEHHVVEGRYATHVNAVRPWTPRVPHTVRVFVEYMRQALTSSRPHG, translated from the coding sequence ATGCGCCGCCAGATGCTTGAGAACCTGTTCGTCTTTACCCATGTCGCGGAGGCGTTGAGCTTCACCTTGGCGGCGGCGCGACTGGGCCTTTCCAAATCGGCCGCCAGCACCAAGGTGAAGGCCCTGGAGGTCGACCTCGGCGTGCAGCTGCTTAATCGCAGCACACGCTCACTATCGCTGACCGACGCCGGCCGGACGCTCCTCGCCGAGTCTGCGCGGGTGATGGCGGATGCCGACGATGCCATGACGGGCCTGAAGGACCGCGCGCATCAGCCCACGGGGCACCTGCGCATCGCCTCATCCGCCGGCATAGGCGCAAGCCTGATAGCGCCATTGATTCCAGCCTTCCTGGATCGCTATCCGGGATTGGCCGTGGAACTGTCGCTGAGCCAGGATGTGGTCGATCTGGCCGCGAACGGCTTCGACATCGCCCTGCGCATGTCGGACCTCATCCGCGACACCGATACGATCTGGCAGCTTTGCCCAGTCGCCTGGTGGCTGGTCGCATCGCCGTCCTACCTCGCCGGAAAACCCCATCCCGCACGGCCGGCCGACCTGGTTGACCATCGTTGCATTCTCTATAGCTGGGAAAACCAGCAGAAGCCTACCTGGCGCTTGAGAAGCGACCAGGGGATCGATGCGGTTGCTGTAGGCGGCGCCTTCCGGGCCAATGGCGCCGAGGCCATCTTGCAGGCCACTCTCAACGCCGGCGGCATCTCCATCCTGCCGAGCTTCATGTGCGGCCAGCTCGTAGCCAGCGGCGCGCTCGTCCGACTATTGGAACACCACGTGGTAGAGGGACGCTACGCCACCCATGTCAATGCCGTGCGGCCCTGGACCCCGCGCGTTCCCCATACGGTGCGAGTCTTTGTCGAGTACATGCGGCAGGCACTGACATCGAGCCGACCGCACGGGTAA
- a CDS encoding DUF6985 domain-containing protein — MFKVPYFDNAEMETIEAVEDAGAAAALAAFVALTPADRLADARHVFAYYKDYHQAVGGEDWLDEQMGVPETPADIWRHVTPGGEIAVEKGRKGDDNWYVVMEANCAWEEEHGLMLVWRNGTTLTKVGGYDGHLTNVNAYADDSLVDVVYAASDPTFTTRLGDVG; from the coding sequence ATGTTCAAAGTGCCGTATTTCGACAATGCCGAAATGGAAACGATCGAGGCGGTGGAGGACGCGGGCGCTGCGGCGGCATTGGCCGCCTTCGTCGCGCTGACACCGGCGGACCGCCTGGCCGATGCCCGGCACGTCTTTGCCTATTACAAGGACTATCATCAGGCCGTGGGTGGCGAGGACTGGCTGGACGAACAGATGGGCGTGCCGGAAACACCGGCCGACATCTGGCGCCATGTCACGCCCGGGGGCGAAATCGCGGTGGAGAAGGGCCGCAAGGGCGACGATAACTGGTATGTCGTCATGGAGGCCAATTGCGCCTGGGAAGAAGAACACGGCCTCATGCTGGTCTGGCGCAACGGCACGACGCTCACCAAGGTCGGCGGTTATGACGGGCATCTGACCAACGTCAACGCCTATGCTGACGACAGCCTGGTCGACGTCGTCTACGCCGCCTCCGATCCCACATTCACCACGCGCCTCGGCGATGTCGGTTGA